Proteins from a single region of Pseudomonas sp. 10S4:
- a CDS encoding DUF2442 domain-containing protein, which yields MLPMKRPRLNAVRALPDYRLALTFIDGQQLTLDLSADLHAYPGLQPLLADHVFEGASLGDDGWTVEWPEPDIQIGADSLYLDALAQNATDENTRIFINWRARTGLPLNQAAEALGVSARSISRYSSGREAVPRSLALACLGWDSLQQCSALEAAEETGRYTVTRKP from the coding sequence ATGTTACCCATGAAGCGCCCACGGCTGAACGCTGTCAGGGCTTTGCCGGATTATCGTCTGGCGCTGACGTTTATTGACGGTCAACAGCTGACACTGGATTTGAGTGCGGATTTGCACGCTTATCCGGGGTTGCAGCCGTTGCTTGCGGATCATGTCTTTGAAGGCGCATCCCTCGGCGATGATGGCTGGACGGTGGAGTGGCCCGAGCCGGATATTCAGATTGGTGCAGACTCTTTGTACCTTGATGCTCTTGCGCAAAACGCTACCGACGAAAACACCCGGATCTTCATCAACTGGCGCGCCCGCACCGGGTTGCCGTTGAATCAGGCCGCTGAAGCACTGGGCGTCAGTGCCCGCAGTATCAGCCGCTACAGCAGCGGACGCGAAGCGGTACCCAGGTCATTAGCCCTGGCCTGTCTGGGCTGGGATTCCTTGCAGCAATGTTCAGCATTGGAGGCGGCCGAGGAAACGGGTCGCTACACCGTCACGCGTAAACCCTAA
- a CDS encoding DUF4160 domain-containing protein produces the protein MSTKYLFRDKYRIQLREKDHPPPHVHLTGGGLDVMLSLETVEVMAGRAPPLIIREALEWVGAHQVQLLEDWKRCYP, from the coding sequence ATGTCTACTAAATACCTATTTCGCGATAAGTACCGCATTCAGTTGCGCGAGAAGGATCATCCACCGCCCCACGTTCACCTGACCGGTGGCGGGTTGGACGTGATGCTCAGCCTGGAAACCGTCGAAGTCATGGCAGGAAGGGCGCCGCCGTTGATTATCAGGGAAGCATTGGAATGGGTGGGAGCCCATCAGGTGCAATTGTTGGAGGACTGGAAACGATGTTACCCATGA